The sequence AATATCAAGTGTTGTTATCCTATATGGTGAGGATAgggaatattcaaaaaaagtcatAAGCATTGGcttttatttataaattctATATATTCAAACaaaccatttttaaatttctagacATGCcacatttgaaaacatatgTTTCCATTAGGTtacgaaaaaagaatttcaaaactcaacTCCATCTTCACACAATTCAACTTAAACTTAGTTAAAACCGTTAGGCCCTTTTGGTCattcttatttaaaattgtttgtgaAGAACTATTAGATCGCAACTTTGATTGCTCATCTGTGAAAAAACAaagagaaataagaaaaagaagaaaaactacagtaatttaaatgttcacaaaaaatcataaaaatgagTGATACTCGTGACGGGACCATTTCGCATACACGTCCCTTAACAATACTCTACCGTTGTACACTTATTATTCAGGAAATCTACAACGAAATAATCAGAGATCTTCTAAATCCTAGTGGAGGCGACTTGGAACTATTAGAAGATGAGCGTGGAAACATCCGAGTACCCGGTTTGTCCTCAGTAAAAGCACCAAATCTAACCCGAGTACGTGGTCAATTTTTCCGTGATTGAAAAACGCAGAGAGCCGCTTTCAAGTGGCAATCTTGCGTTTCACAGCTTCACATTAATTCTCTTAcaaatttcccgcattttgTAGATCATGCAAATATTGCAAGAAGGCAATCTACGACGCACTCAGGAAGCGACGATGGCGAATAAAACAAGCTCAAGGAGTCACGCGTTGCTTCAGGCAAGATTCAATCTTGGGGATACACTCCCTGCTCTTTGAGTACACGTAGTTGATCTTTGTGTTTTTTCGAGACATTTTGAGACATAAGATagctttaaaaacattttcagtagaAGAGATTGAACGTATGcctgatttttttgacaataaaagaaaataaataatttttaggtgATGATCGTCAAAAATCAATCTCTTCACAGTAAACTTTTCATGATAGATCTAGCAGGCTCCGAGCGAGCTTCCAACACCCAAGTAGGTCCCAATtccattttctccattttcataaaaatcactTAGAATCGTGGAATCCGGTTGAAAGAGGGAGCTGCAATAAATCGCTCACTGTTGGCACTTGGGAATGTCATTAACTCGTTGGCTTCGAGTGAGTTAAGAGGCTTTCTGGAAAAGTGATTTCAAGAAGTGTAGTCATCAAttaattcttggaaaaaataaagctGTTTGATGTGACTTGCTTTTCAGAGACTACCAAATTTGTGAACTATCGGGATAGCAAATTGACAAGACTTTTGAAGGATTCGCTTGGTTGGTTTTTGACTACATGAACACATAACGAAACGAgcaaataatttatattttaggaGGGACGGCGAAAACATGCATGATAGCTCACGTCACCCCATCAAGTTCTAATTTTGAAGAGACATATAACACACTGATGTATGCATCAAGAGCAATGAACATTACCAATAAAGTAACGTTAACGTGTTAAATAGGAacacagtttttatttttagccaATGCGGAATCGGCCAGCTTCCGCCGATCAAGTTTATGCAGAGGCGATGAATGCGATCAGGAAGGAAGTTGGATCGCAGATTAAGAATTCGTCATCAATTACCGGatgtgagaaaatttttttgaatccaaATAGTGATCcataatgaaaaaaacaaatacttTATTTGCTTCAAACACAAAACACTACTAAACCTCAGGCTACAAACATAGATTCCAAGCGGTTttaaaagttggcaaaatattttgtcCACTACACTTATCATAATCCAAAACGACGGAATACCATAttgaaacactcaaaaaaatttttagatttttcaaaattttcagtcaacgtTTTGGTGAATAgccaacatttaaaaaaagaagagatttTAAGGAAATCCAGAGAAATTTTGCATGGTCTGAACCTTACAcataatgttaaaaaaaaatattgaaacaaaattatagtaaaaaaccgtgaaaaaaacattctttctggtcgactttcaaaatttggagtggaaaaactgagtaattgccactttttgagcgtaaataacaattttcgaattttttttagaaaagttttactatgatatctGGTCACTTTGGAACCATTGAAGTACTTTAAGCACTTGTCTCACGGGGTCTactccatttttaaatttccaattcaagTTGAAAGTgttcttttgaatttgaatagaacgcgattacattttttgttgcttttcaaagttaaaactacattttaaagaaaattataaaatagacaatttgtttgaaatgtgTAAACGGTTTGAATCATTGCTGCTGCTTtttcagtaaataaaaaacaaaaaaaaactgaactaaGAAACCGCGAGACAAAATCGGTCTGGCCGTAGAGACTCAAGCCtcaaagacaaaaaaaataagtaaatttAGTAGGAATGCGTAGAAGTACTTCTAAAACTTTCTAACACTTTTATACAATTGAATTTCAGTGGCAGCAAGAAGCAGTGTGCAAGAAAGGAGCAGCAGCCGTAACCGTCCAAAATCTATCTCACGGAATAGCAGCCTAACGAGAGCGGCTCAACCGATGCCggtcagttgaaaaaaaaaacacagagaCATACATCATAAattagtttcatttttcagatagaCCGTGGGCGTGGAGGATCACTTTTCACACAGCTCAAGGAGCAATACATGACATTGTCGGATAAACAAAAGCGATTGAGGTAATTTGAggtaaaaattaataatggaataattgaaaagttaCAGGGAGAAATTGATGGCTACAAATCAAGAAGCCTACTCATTAGAAATGtctttaatttctaaaaatgcaataattaATGCTTGGGAGAAGCATCATCACGACAAGACAGCTGAAAGTATTGAAAGGTTGAAAAAGGATGGAGAACTTCAAGTAAGTGTGTTTATCAGTTGTATCTTGGGACACAATGGGTGCAACAAGAACTTATcactttggaaaatttgatgggAATTCTTTTTGACTgactttcagtttttgatgtttttaatgcaaaatcaAAACGAGAAACATAGAAGACAGGTAGTCAACAATGCATACCTTTCATTGACACCTTGCATACCTTTCATTGACACCTTGTCATGATctgaaataat comes from Caenorhabditis elegans chromosome X and encodes:
- the klp-13 gene encoding Kinesin-like protein (Confirmed by transcript evidence) — encoded protein: MAMQKQQLTVVVRVRPLNSGEKSRKAFQCVFPLDKKRVLLVDPEKFENNILRQNRQHERKFEFDASFGATSNQEDVHETTTGPIIDSVVEGFNATVFAYGATGSGKTFTMIGTKDRPGLMTLMTKTLYEKLDNQYQVLLSYMEIYNEIIRDLLNPSGGDLELLEDERGNIRVPGLSSVKAPNLTRIMQILQEGNLRRTQEATMANKTSSRSHALLQVMIVKNQSLHSKLFMIDLAGSERASNTQNRGIRLKEGAAINRSLLALGNVINSLASKTTKFVNYRDSKLTRLLKDSLGGTAKTCMIAHVTPSSSNFEETYNTLMYASRAMNITNKPMRNRPASADQVYAEAMNAIRKEVGSQIKNSSSITGLAARSSVQERSSSRNRPKSISRNSSLTRAAQPMPIDRGRGGSLFTQLKEQYMTLSDKQKRLREKLMATNQEAYSLEMSLISKNAIINAWEKHHHDKTAESIERLKKDGELQRVRLVELSDQRTKVEKALRKGEENASGLESRMRSLASTNEQREVVKLMVKMAEIEAQKISALSDLAIRGLIMDRTDTSIAKLQKYEMVADKLIDGKLDDNDRKKLEEEYRVIKNQFHYHLLPLKNIQTTVSWNSMLLPKIINNNNTIIIEDRLMSASKKKSEISLPLIANGREKYPTSSAESTTDDDRVNSPVTERLPTI